Proteins encoded within one genomic window of Camelina sativa cultivar DH55 chromosome 19, Cs, whole genome shotgun sequence:
- the LOC104765209 gene encoding uncharacterized protein LOC104765209, giving the protein MDPHLVIAAASNAFRWPSSRRKIYLRRRKPQVVRLGGKNSTPRGRFSLKRVVTRMRLKWLKLYYVRLVKNIKAYYSTVVKEFEDAGATTIQQRQRRTVETAAFAVPGLGLSFCPMSCHEQPRLFLV; this is encoded by the coding sequence ATGGATCCCCATTTAGTCATCGCTGCCGCCTCCAACGCATTCCGGTGGCCGTCAAGTCGCCGGAAGATCTATCTCCGTCGGCGTAAGCCACAAGTTGTTCGTCTCGGCGGTAAAAACAGTACACCACGTGGTAGGTTCTCGCTTAAGAGGGTGGTGACCAGGATGAGACTCAAGTGGCTGAAGCTGTACTACGTGAGGCTCGTGAAGAATATCAAAGCGTATTATAGCACTGTAGTGAAGGAGTTTGAGGACGCCGGAGCCACCACCATCCAGCAGCGCCAGCGCAGGACGGTGGAAACGGCTGCTTTTGCCGTTCCTGGTCTAGGCTTATCTTTTTGTCCCATGTCCTGCCACGAACAACCTCGTTTGTTTCTTGTATAG
- the LOC104765210 gene encoding subtilisin-like protease SBT1.4, whose translation MAKLSLSSSSIFVFSLFLCFLSSSSSSDSFESYIVHVQSSHKPSLFSSHNHWHVSLLRSLPSSPQPATLLYSYSRAAHGFSARLSPLQTEALRRHPSVISIIPDQAREIHTTHTPDFLGFSQNSGLWSNSDDGEDVIIGVLDTGIWPEHPSFSDSGLGPVPSAWKGECETGPDFPASSCNRKLIGARGYYRGYFAGQVNGTKLHAAKDSRSPRDTEGHGTHTASTAAGSVVANASLYHYAQGTARGMASKARIAAYKICWSVGCYDSDILAGMDQAVADGVHVISLSVGSSGYARDFSKDSIAIGAFGATRHGVVVSCSAGNSGPGPETATNIAPWMLTVGASTVDREFSANVVTGDGKVFTGTSLYAGESLPDSQMSLPDSQISLVYSGDCGSKLCTTGELNSSLVQGKIVLCDRGGSARVEKGRAVKLAGGAGMILANTASSGEELTADSHLVPATMVGAKAGDQIRDYIKTSDSPTATINFLGTLIGPSPPSPRVAAFSSRGPNHLTPVILKPDVIAPGVNILAGWTGLVGPTDLDIDPRRVQFNIISGTSMSCPHVSGLAALLRRAHPNWSPAAVKSALVTTAYDVENSGEPLEDLATGKPSNSFIHGAGHVDPNKALNPGLVYDIEVKEYVAFLCAVGYEFPGILVFLQDPSLYDACETSKLRTAGDLNYPSFAVVFGSTGDVVKYKRVVKNVGSNVDAVYEVGVKSPANVEIDVSPSKLEFNKEKSELEYEVTFKSVVLGGGVGSVPSQEFGSIEWTDGDHVVKSPVAVQWGKGSSAQSF comes from the coding sequence ATGGCTAAGCtttctctctcctcctcctccatcttcgtattctctctcttcctctgtttcttatcctcttcttcttcatcggatTCCTTCGAATCCTATATCGTCCATGTGCAGAGCTCTCATAAGCCTTCCCTCTTCTCCTCTCACAACCACTGGCACGTCTCACTCCTCCGCTCTCTCCCTTCTTCTCCTCAACCAGCAACGCTCCTCTACTCTTACTCACGCGCAGCTCATGGCTTCTCCGCTCGTCTCTCCCCTCTCCAGACCGAAGCACTCCGTCGTCATCCTTCCGTCATCTCCATCATCCCAGATCAGGCGCGTGAGATCCACACCACCCACACGCCTGACTTCCTCGGTTTCTCCCAAAATTCTGGTCTCTGGAGCAACTCCGATGACGGCGAAGACGTGATCATCGGGGTTTTAGATACTGGAATCTGGCCGGAGCATCCGAGTTTCTCGGATTCAGGTCTCGGTCCAGTTCCATCTGCCTGGAAAGGCGAGTGCGAGACCGGACCTGATTTTCCCGCCTCGTCTTGCAACCGGAAACTTATCGGAGCTCGTGGGTATTACAGAGGATATTTTGCAGGGCAAGTGAACGGAACAAAACTGCATGCGGCCAAGGATTCGAGATCGCCGCGCGATACAGAAGGCCATGGAACGCATACGGCATCTACGGCGGCTGGATCGGTGGTTGCTAACGCCAGCTTGTACCACTACGCGCAAGGAACGGCGCGTGGGATGGCTTCTAAGGCGAGAATCGCCGCTTACAAAATCTGTTGGAGCGTTGGTTGTTACGATTCCGATATCCTCGCCGGCATGGATCAGGCGGTTGCTGACGGTGTTCACGTTATCTCTCTCTCCGTCGGCAGTAGCGGTTACGCCCGGGATTTTAGCAAGGACTCTATTGCGATCGGAGCATTTGGAGCGACTAGGCACGGCGTCGTCGTTTCTTGCTCCGCCGGTAACTCTGGTCCTGGTCCCGAAACTGCGACGAACATCGCTCCTTGGATGCTAACCGTCGGTGCGTCCACCGTCGACAGAGAATTCTCCGCAAACGTAGTCACCGGCGACGGGAAAGTCTTCACGGGAACATCACTGTACGCTGGCGAATCACTGCCGGATTCTCAAATGTCTCTGCCAGATTCTCAAATTTCTCTGGTATATTCCGGCGACTGCGGGAGCAAATTGTGCACCACTGGGGAACTGAATTCATCATTGGTCCAAGGCAAAATCGTTCTCTGTGACAGAGGAGGCAGCGCCAGAGTTGAGAAAGGAAGAGCCGTCAAACTAGCCGGTGGTGCAGGTATGATTCTAGCGAACACAGCCTCAAGCGGTGAAGAACTCACCGCCGATTCGCATCTAGTTCCGGCGACAATGGTTGGAGCTAAAGCTGGAGATCAAATCCGCGACTACATCAAAACATCAGACTCTCCCACCGCAACAATCAACTTCCTCGGCACTTTGATCGGACCATCTCCGCCTTCTCCCAGAGTCGCTGCTTTCTCCAGCCGTGGACCTAACCACTTGACCCCGGTTATCCTCAAACCGGACGTGATTGCGCCTGGAGTCAACATTTTAGCCGGATGGACCGGGCTGGTTGGCCCAACCGATTTGGATATCGATCCAAGACGGGTCCAATTCAACATCATCTCCGGTACATCGATGTCGTGCCCACACGTGAGTGGACTCGCCGCACTCCTCCGTAGAGCTCATCCCAATTGGTCACCTGCGGCAGTCAAATCCGCACTCGTAACAACGGCTTACGACGTCGAAAACTCCGGCGAGCCACTCGAGGATCTCGCCACCGGTAAACCATCGAACTCGTTCATCCACGGAGCTGGACACGTCGATCCAAATAAAGCTCTGAATCCTGGTTTGGTTTACGACATTGAAGTCAAAGAGTACGTGGCTTTCCTCTGCGCCGTTGGATACGAGTTTCCGGGGATTCTAGTCTTCCTTCAAGATCCAAGTCTTTACGACGCCTGCGAAACGAGCAAGCTCAGAACCGCCGGAGATCTCAACTACCCATCGTTCGCCGTGGTTTTCGGATCGACCGGAGATGTTGTGAAATACAAAAGAGTTGTTAAGAACGTGGGAAGCAACGTCGACGCGGTGTACGAAGTCGGCGTTAAATCTCCGGCGAATGTTGAGATTGATGTGTCTCCGAGCAAGCTAGAGTTTAACAAGGAGAAGAGCGAGTTGGAGTATGAAGTGACGTTTAAGAGCGTTGTGCTTGGCGGAGGAGTCGGATCGGTTCCGAGTCAAGAATTCGGATCGATCGAATGGACTGACGGTGATCACGTGGTTAAGAGTCCGGTGGCCGTCCAATGGGGTAAGGGATCATCAGCTCAGTCGTTTTGA